One genomic segment of Deltaproteobacteria bacterium GWC2_65_14 includes these proteins:
- a CDS encoding Fis family transcriptional regulator codes for MRHSVLVIDDETNIRKTLDGVLSDEGYRVHAAETAEAGLQLLSRTLVDCVLLDVWLPGMDGLEALRRIRETYPLLPVIMISGHGTIDTAVKAVKTGAYDFIEKPISLDKLLIHISRAIEQGELRVENVELKERVEKQYRLIGGSAAMQEVRAGIAAAGPTNASVLITGENGSGKEIVAREIHRHSKRAGKPFIPVNCAAIPEELIESELFGHERGAFTGAVGKRRGRFELASEGTIFLDEVGDMSPRTQAKILRVLEEKAFERVGGGERVRSDARVIAATNRNLPDEVAAGRFREDLFFRLNVFPVFVPPLRERKEDIRILAAHFASEACRELGKEEREFSREATEMLLRHPWPGNVRELRNVVERLVILSVDRIVGDETVRRVLAAEAPPAEGAAAETVFERDDYREAVLAFEKEYLLRKLRENDGNISRTAEKLGIDRTSIHRKMRQFGISPEGGRK; via the coding sequence GGCATTCTGTGCTGGTGATCGACGACGAGACGAACATCCGGAAGACGCTCGACGGGGTCCTGTCCGACGAGGGATACCGGGTCCACGCCGCGGAGACGGCCGAGGCGGGCCTCCAGCTTCTCTCCCGCACCCTCGTGGACTGCGTGCTGCTCGACGTGTGGCTCCCGGGGATGGACGGGCTGGAGGCGCTCCGGAGGATCCGGGAGACCTACCCGCTCCTGCCGGTCATCATGATCTCCGGGCACGGGACGATCGACACCGCGGTCAAGGCGGTCAAGACGGGGGCGTACGACTTCATCGAGAAGCCGATCTCGCTGGACAAGCTGCTGATCCACATCTCCCGCGCGATCGAGCAGGGGGAGCTCCGGGTCGAGAACGTGGAGCTCAAGGAGCGGGTGGAGAAGCAGTACCGTCTGATCGGCGGGTCCGCGGCGATGCAGGAGGTCCGGGCCGGGATCGCCGCCGCGGGCCCCACGAACGCGTCGGTCCTCATCACCGGGGAGAACGGCTCCGGCAAGGAGATCGTCGCCCGGGAGATCCACCGGCACAGCAAGCGGGCCGGGAAGCCGTTCATCCCGGTGAACTGCGCCGCCATCCCCGAGGAGCTGATCGAGTCGGAGCTCTTCGGCCACGAGCGGGGCGCCTTCACGGGCGCCGTCGGGAAGCGGCGGGGGCGGTTCGAGCTCGCCTCGGAGGGGACGATCTTCCTGGACGAGGTCGGGGACATGAGCCCCCGGACGCAGGCGAAGATCCTCCGGGTGCTGGAGGAGAAGGCGTTCGAACGGGTGGGCGGCGGGGAGAGGGTTCGATCCGACGCGAGGGTCATCGCCGCGACGAACCGGAACCTTCCCGACGAGGTCGCGGCGGGGCGGTTCCGGGAGGATCTCTTCTTCCGGCTGAACGTCTTCCCCGTCTTCGTGCCTCCCCTCCGGGAGCGAAAGGAGGATATCCGGATCCTCGCCGCGCATTTCGCCTCCGAGGCCTGCCGGGAACTGGGGAAGGAGGAGCGGGAGTTCTCGCGGGAGGCGACGGAGATGCTGCTCCGGCATCCCTGGCCCGGAAACGTCCGGGAACTCCGGAACGTGGTGGAGCGGCTCGTGATCCTGTCGGTGGACAGGATCGTCGGGGACGAGACCGTGCGGCGCGTGCTGGCCGCTGAAGCTCCTCCGGCGGAAGGGGCGGCGGCGGAGACCGTCTTCGAACGGGACGATTACCGGGAGGCGGTCCTGGCCTTCGAGAAGGAGTACCTGCTCCGGAAGCTCCGGGAGAACGACGGGAACATCAGCCGGACCGCGGAGAAGCTTGGGATCGACCGGACGAGCATCCACCGGAAGATGCGGCAGTTCGGAATCTCCCCGGAGGGGGGACGGAAATAG